A section of the Leptospira kobayashii genome encodes:
- a CDS encoding response regulator, whose product MDTTLEQSAILCVDDEPIILIALKQELKKQFGNEFQYEVALNASEALTVIDELVGTGVNVILILSDWLMPGIKGDEFLISIHKKYPEIQSIMITGHIDEAAVARVKKEAGTYAVLPKPWDPAQLMEAVRVCCNK is encoded by the coding sequence ATGGATACTACTTTAGAACAAAGTGCGATTCTATGTGTTGATGATGAGCCCATCATTCTGATTGCACTGAAACAAGAGTTAAAGAAACAATTCGGAAATGAGTTTCAATACGAAGTTGCGCTCAACGCAAGTGAAGCTTTAACCGTTATAGATGAGTTAGTCGGCACCGGTGTGAATGTGATTTTGATTTTGTCAGATTGGCTTATGCCCGGCATCAAAGGGGATGAGTTTTTGATTTCCATTCACAAAAAGTATCCCGAGATTCAATCTATTATGATCACAGGTCATATCGATGAAGCCGCAGTAGCACGTGTGAAAAAGGAAGCAGGCACTTATGCAGTGTTACCAAAACCCTGGGATCCGGCTCAATTGATGGAAGCAGTGAGAGTTTGTTGCAATAAGTAA